CCGATGGTCGCGCCGCGCTACGCCGCGAAGACGCGACCCCTGGTGTTCGGGTCGAGGGGTGGTGGGCCGGGCGCGTACACGCGGCCGTCGGGTCGTCGGAACACGAGCCCGTCGAGACGGTTCGGATCGCCGCGTACGCGCCACCCGTGCTCGTGCACCCAACGGTGGTGGCGCGGGCACAGCATCAGCAGGTTCGCCGCCTCGGTCGGCCCACCGTGCTCGTCATGCACCATGTGATGCGCGTGCAGCCCCCACGTCCGCGCACAGCCGGGGAACCGGCACGTGCGATCCCGATGGCGCAACACGCGCGCCAGTGCGGGCGACACGGTGCGTTGCCGGGCGCCGAGCCCCACCGGGTTGCCGAACGCGTCGCGGATCAGCACCTGGAGCCACGCGTCGCAAACCAACCGGCGGCACACCTCGGGCGAGATCGGCTCGTCGTGCTCACCCACGAAGCCCGTCGCGGTGTCGTACTCCAGGTGCACGACGACACACGCGCGATCCGTGTCGCTGTCCGCCGCGATGTTCACACCGGCCAGCTCGGCGAGTGCGTCCGCGTAGCGTGCCTCCCACGACTCGACAGTGCCGTCCGGGCCGATCGGATCGCGCTCCACGATCCGCTCCAACGCACGCGTCAGCCGCTCGCCCTGCTCCGCGGTCAGCCGGCCTTTGATGCGCAACATCTTCACCCGCGCGTCGAACCACCACACCAGCGACCGCTGCCGCTGGCGCTCCACATCGTCCTGTTCACGCGCGGTGCGCTTGAGCCGGGCCCGGTACGCGAGCTGGGCGGGCGAGTAGCCGCGCCCGTGCTGCGCCCACCACTCATCGGTCTCGTCGTTCGCGATCTGTGCCAGCGGCGCGAGCTGATCCCACGACAGCTCACCCCGCGCCGCGACCTTCGCGATGTGCTGGAGCTCCTTCAGCCTCCTCGCCGTCGCGACCTGCTGCACCGCGTGCGGACGCGTCACCAACGACTGCGCCGCCACCCAACCCTCCGTGTCGAGCGCTCCGTCGTCGGCGCCGGCGTCGCGCTCGTCGAGCACCGCCAACACGTGCAGCCGTTGGACGCGCACGGCGTTCTCCAACGCGTCCAACTGCCCGAACGCGAACTTCAGCTCCTCCGTCGAACACGCACGAAGACGCGTCAAGAGCTCCGACTGCTCGGACGTCTCCGCCGCGCCGTCTCCGGGGTGTCCGACCCTGCCCTGGCCGAACATGCTGGCATCTTATCGAACACACGTTCGCCCGTCAAGGCGCAGGCCTCAGTCGCCGTTGAAGCGCTGCTCGATCGAACCGATACGAGCTTCGATCTCGCCCGTACGGACCTCAACCCGTTCGAGCCGGCGATCGAGCCGTCCGCGGAGGTCGCGAATCCCGTTGAGGATCGCAGTCTCTGCGGTCCCGATCCGGCGACGTACCTCGTCACTCAGACCGTCGATCCGACGGTGTTGCGTCTCCAGGTCCGCGGCAACGCTCGCGCGGAACTCACGAACCATGGTCTCGAGGTCATCCTCAGGCACGATCCTCCTCACCTACGGATTCCAGCGGTCGTGCACGTAGTGTTCGATCTGGAGCTCGTCGTCGACGGCCTGCGTCCTGTTGTTCAGGCGCGCGAAGAACACCGGCTTGCCCTTCTCCGCGCCCGGCAGCTCGGCCGACACCGGATGGCCGCTCGGCTCGACGTGCACGCGACAGACGTCTTTCCCGTCCACCGTCTGGATCTGCGTCGTCACGTTCGCGGCTGCAGCCAGCCCGACCGCGTTCGCGACGAGCTGGGTCAGGTGGAGCTGGAAGAGGTCGCGGTCGTCCTTGCCGTCCTTGTGCAGCGTCGCGTAGTCGGGCTCGAGGCCGACGACCGTTCCCCCGCCCGTCGACGAGTCGTCGGCCACTCCGATGAGCAGCGTGCCGCCGAACCTATCGTTGAGGAACGCGGCGATCGTCTTCAGCACCGCGCTTTCCATCACGCGGCTCTTCTTCTGCTCGCGCAGATCCCACCGCAGGGTCGACTTGTACTCGAGGTGCTGGTCCTCGCCGCGCTCCAGCAGGTCGCCGAGTGGGCAGGTCTTCTGGAACCCGACCCGCGCCCGCTCGTACACTTCGGGGAGCATCCACGCACGCACGTCACCCGCGAACTGCGCGTCATCGAGCAAGCGGTACGTGAGCTCCTCGGCGCTGTACTGACGCTCCACGACGGCGTCGGTGAACGCGTCCGCGAACGGGATGCCGAAGTTCTCCTTCGTGTTCGCGGCGGCCTGCTGCTGGAGCTTCGGATTGCTCGACATGTCGGCGACGATCCCGTGCAGGTGCAACGCGTCGGCCTCGGTGAGGTCGAGCCCGTACGTCTCGTTGAACCGGCGGATCACGTCCGACAGCGGCTCCATGCCCGGCAGATACCGCGAGCCGGTGCCATCGCCGGTGAACGTGGTCAACGGCTTCGGCTCGTCACCGCCGAGCGAGATGTTCGCGGTGCCCGTCTTCGCAACGCGAAGGTGCGTGAGGTCGAGCTCGAGGTCGAGCGCGACCGCTTCCTCCCGTGGCAACCGCAGCCGGAGCATCCGGCAGTAGACGTAGCGCTTCTCCAGCGACGTGTCCGCGAGCGAGAGCACCTGCGCGAGGAACGCGTACAGGTTGACGAACCGCTCCAACGCCCGACGGAACTCGTGCTGATCGTCCTCGTCGAGCTCGGTGAAGCGTCCCCGGGCCGGATCGAGCTGCTCGTAGAGCTTCGCGTGCAGGGTGGCGTCGTTGCGCGTGCCGCCGAACCACAGCGCCGCGAACGCCTCGATCTCGTCGTCACGCAGCACACCGAAGACGTCCAGCGCGGCGCGCGCGTCGAACAACGTGTTCGGATCCGTAGGCGTGGCGAGCGTGCACTCGTAGAACGGCGCGAACGCGCGCTCGATCTCGTCGGCCTCGTTCGCGAAGTCGAGGACGAACGTCGAGTTCTTCTCGGGATGGATGCGGTTAAGGCGTGACAGCGTCTGCACGGCGTTGACGCCCGACAGGCGCTTGTCGACGAACATCGTGTGCAGCAGTGGCTGGTCGAACCCGGTCTGGAACTTCTCGGCGACGACGAGCAGGTGGTGCCCGGGCAGGGCGAATCGCTCGGCCGTCTCC
The Acidimicrobiia bacterium DNA segment above includes these coding regions:
- a CDS encoding DUF222 domain-containing protein, producing the protein MFGQGRVGHPGDGAAETSEQSELLTRLRACSTEELKFAFGQLDALENAVRVQRLHVLAVLDERDAGADDGALDTEGWVAAQSLVTRPHAVQQVATARRLKELQHIAKVAARGELSWDQLAPLAQIANDETDEWWAQHGRGYSPAQLAYRARLKRTAREQDDVERQRQRSLVWWFDARVKMLRIKGRLTAEQGERLTRALERIVERDPIGPDGTVESWEARYADALAELAGVNIAADSDTDRACVVVHLEYDTATGFVGEHDEPISPEVCRRLVCDAWLQVLIRDAFGNPVGLGARQRTVSPALARVLRHRDRTCRFPGCARTWGLHAHHMVHDEHGGPTEAANLLMLCPRHHRWVHEHGWRVRGDPNRLDGLVFRRPDGRVYAPGPPPLDPNTRGRVFAA
- a CDS encoding RNA-binding domain-containing protein — protein: AHSSQTGDAAKEMKAVLGAIPSTEPAANGDDDNDDAEPDPQDVVAATVERAARARGRHANLSMFAFTATPKGKTLELFGERDGPDGTYRPFHLYSMRQAIEEGFILDVLANYTTYSTYFRLQDAIADDPEVESRKASAKIAAFVSLHPDNMKQRAKIVVDHYRAHTRHEIGGKAKAMVVCRSRLHAVRMKLAIDGNLAEQGIGDVSALVAFSGTVTDPSTGTEFTEPKMNRFPERETAERFALPGHHLLVVAEKFQTGFDQPLLHTMFVDKRLSGVNAVQTLSRLNRIHPEKNSTFVLDFANEADEIERAFAPFYECTLATPTDPNTLFDARAALDVFGVLRDDEIEAFAALWFGGTRNDATLHAKLYEQLDPARGRFTELDEDDQHEFRRALERFVNLYAFLAQVLSLADTSLEKRYVYCRMLRLRLPREEAVALDLELDLTHLRVAKTGTANISLGGDEPKPLTTFTGDGTGSRYLPGMEPLSDVIRRFNETYGLDLTEADALHLHGIVADMSSNPKLQQQAAANTKENFGIPFADAFTDAVVERQYSAEELTYRLLDDAQFAGDVRAWMLPEVYERARVGFQKTCPLGDLLERGEDQHLEYKSTLRWDLREQKKSRVMESAVLKTIAAFLNDRFGGTLLIGVADDSSTGGGTVVGLEPDYATLHKDGKDDRDLFQLHLTQLVANAVGLAAAANVTTQIQTVDGKDVCRVHVEPSGHPVSAELPGAEKGKPVFFARLNNRTQAVDDELQIEHYVHDRWNP